The Desulfoscipio gibsoniae DSM 7213 genome contains a region encoding:
- a CDS encoding efflux RND transporter periplasmic adaptor subunit encodes MLPSLKQKLAKMSWKKLLAGALVLGLVVSAVAFIIIKNKKPAGIPVKTARAEIKPVQDNVFATGRVRLVEKQEFYSYEETTVKKINVNPGETVHKGQVLGLLDIDDLGDKLSNAKANYAVQQSNLENALNPRPEEIAQLRADYKKAGADYQNAQKKYQRTKQLYDQNAISAQELEAAELELIAKETEYKNADARLKIKESGPTGPELASLEAQVEQARIQMELAQQELDRTTLTAEMDGVVIAVEVAEGDHVNPGTRLITIGNTDKVEVTAGVSEADSGRLKTGQQVIVTAAALPDREYAGVLHSVSPGALVQTGNQGSQIEVPVIVRITGDSEGLRTGYTVDLTITTVDIEKALVVPYETVVEKDGKSKVYVVENGTAREKTVETGLNVELYTEIKSGLKEGDTVVVSPGDFLMDGAKVSALNNVPAAGGTT; translated from the coding sequence ATGTTACCATCATTAAAACAAAAGTTAGCAAAAATGTCGTGGAAGAAGCTTTTGGCCGGGGCGCTAGTCCTTGGCCTTGTCGTGTCTGCTGTTGCCTTCATCATCATTAAAAACAAAAAACCCGCAGGAATACCTGTAAAAACAGCCCGGGCGGAGATAAAACCCGTTCAGGACAATGTTTTCGCCACCGGGCGGGTGAGGCTGGTGGAAAAACAGGAGTTTTACAGCTACGAAGAAACAACGGTGAAGAAAATAAATGTCAATCCGGGTGAAACAGTACATAAGGGCCAGGTGCTCGGGCTCTTAGACATCGATGATCTAGGGGACAAGCTTAGCAACGCCAAAGCCAACTACGCGGTGCAGCAGTCCAACCTGGAAAACGCGCTTAATCCCCGGCCGGAGGAGATTGCTCAGCTCAGGGCCGACTATAAAAAAGCCGGGGCCGACTACCAAAACGCCCAAAAGAAATACCAGAGAACTAAACAGCTGTATGATCAGAATGCTATAAGCGCCCAGGAACTGGAGGCAGCGGAGCTTGAGCTGATAGCAAAGGAAACGGAATACAAAAATGCTGACGCCAGGCTGAAAATCAAGGAGTCCGGTCCCACGGGCCCGGAGTTGGCCTCCCTTGAAGCGCAGGTGGAGCAGGCCCGCATCCAGATGGAACTGGCCCAGCAGGAGCTTGATAGAACCACCCTCACGGCGGAAATGGACGGCGTTGTCATCGCCGTGGAAGTGGCCGAGGGGGATCACGTCAATCCCGGCACCAGGCTTATTACCATCGGAAATACGGACAAAGTGGAAGTAACCGCCGGGGTCAGCGAGGCGGACAGCGGCAGGTTGAAGACCGGGCAGCAAGTTATAGTTACTGCCGCAGCGCTGCCGGACCGTGAGTATGCCGGGGTACTGCACAGTGTTTCCCCCGGCGCCCTGGTTCAAACCGGGAATCAGGGCAGCCAGATCGAAGTGCCGGTGATTGTCAGGATAACCGGTGACTCCGAGGGCCTTCGTACGGGCTATACCGTTGATTTGACCATTACCACGGTGGATATAGAAAAGGCCCTGGTGGTACCATATGAAACTGTGGTGGAAAAAGACGGTAAAAGTAAAGTTTATGTAGTGGAAAACGGTACTGCCAGGGAGAAAACAGTGGAAACCGGCCTGAATGTTGAACTATACACGGAAATTAAATCCGGGCTTAAGGAAGGCGACACCGTGGTTGTGAGTCCGGGTGACTTTCTAATGGATGGCGCCAAAGTTTCAGCATTAAATAATGTGCCTGCAGCCGGAGGAACTACATGA